DNA sequence from the Paenibacillus azoreducens genome:
ATAAGAAAAACGTCTATCGACGTACTCTCATAGAAGACAGACCGCGTTTAGCGGTAATTTTTCTTGCGATATAAGGATGCGAGATCTCCGAAGTTTATACCTCTTATATCTTCAAAAAAACAGTGAAGCAGATTTGCACGGAGATGCCCCACATTTTGCTACTTTCGGCAAATCGAATGGTCTATCATTTTTTGATCGCATCTTGTTAGCGCCTTTTATGCGTTTTATTTTCGTCATGTAAAACTTCAATTTAAGATTTCATTACTGCATCGCAGTTCAAAGTCAAAAAAATTAGATGTTATTCTAAAAAGTGAAGCATGGTTCTTGTATATTATCACAAACTTTTGCCTACATTTCCAGCGGACATCTTTGGCAAGCCCAAGCAATGTTGGCAAAAGCTTCTGTCTGAACGCATTCATCCTACGAAAAAACAGCCTTCCGGCATTCAAAATAAAAAAAGCCCCACCCCGGAATAAACCGAGGCAAGGCTTGTATTTTACAATCACTTTACATGATTCATCAAGGAGGTTTCATGCTGCAATTTCTTCAGACGAATAAGTTCGCTGTAAAAATCCCCGCGTTCCGCATCTATGGAAATTCCCGCATACATTAATGCGTCCCCGCCGTAGATCTTGTTGCTTCCAAGCACCTCGTAATCCGCATCCGGATCGAGACCTTTAAGCTTGAGACGACTGAGCGGCGCATTAGATTCAGATAACACGCGGAAGTAGAATACGACGGCTTCGCTTTGGTCTTCCGTCACAAACATCCATGCCGTTTCATTCCCCTCAAACGGACTGAGCAGCCGGTAATGAAGCCCAAACTGGACAAGTCCCCGGATCTCTTTGTATAAAGCAACCTGCTGTTTAACGGCCTCTTTCTCGTCTGCGGTGAATTTCGTTAAATCCAGCTCATACCCGAAATTGCCCGACATCGCCACATGCCCTCGCGTTTGCAGCGGGGTTATGCGCTGCACTTGATGGTTAGGAACGGCCGACACATGGGAGCCCATCGAGCTGATCGGATAAACGATGCTTGTTCCATACTGGATTCTCAGCCTCGCTACCGCATCGGTGTTGTCGCTTGTCCAAGTTTGCGGCATGTAATACAGCATTCCCGGATCAAAACGTCCGCCGCCACCCGAACAGCTTTCAAACAAAATATGAGGAAATGCCGAAGTAATCCGCTCCATTACCTCATACAACCCGAGCATATAACGATGGGCCGTCTCGCGCTGCCGCTCAGGCGGAAGCAAAGCCGATCCGATCTCCGTCATATTGCGGTTCATATCCCATTTCACATAAGTGATTGGCGCGCTGCCCAAAACAGCGCTGATTATCCGGACGATCTCATCCCTGACGTCCTGGCGGGAATAATCGAGGATCAGCTGCTGCCTCCCTTCCGTACGGCGGCGTCCGGGAACATGAAGGCACCAGTCCGGATGTTTGCGGTAAAGAACGCTGTCCGGCGAAACCATCTCCGGCTCAAACCATAAGCCGAACTGCATGCCCAAACGATTGACTCTTTGCACCAGATCCTCCAAACCGTCCGGCAGTTTATTCAAATCGACAACCCAATCGCCTAGCGAAGAGTCATCCCGGTCGCGATGCCCAAACCAGCCGTCGTCCAGCACAAACAGCTCAATCCCGAGTTCTTTGCCTGCTTTAGCGATATTTTCGATTTTCTCGGCATTAAAGTTAAAGTACGTCGCTTCCCAATTGTTGACCAGCACAGGGCGCTCCTTGTCGCGGAACCGTCCCCGTGCAAGCCGTTCACGGTACAGCTTATGATAAGTCCGGGACATCCCGCCAATCCCCTCCGCGGAATAAACCATCACCGTCTCCGGCGTCTGAAAAGCTTCGCCTGCTGCAAGCAGCCATGTGAAATCAAACGGATTGATCCCAATGGACAACCGGGTTGTGCGGTATTGATCCACCTCGGCTTGGGCAATAAAGCTGCCGCTGTATACCAGGCTGAAGCCATAAACTTCACCCTGGTCTTCACCCGTCTCCGGCGACAACAACGCGGCAAACGGATTTTGCTGATGACCGCT
Encoded proteins:
- a CDS encoding alpha-galactosidase, with protein sequence MAIHIDSKQRLFHLQTKGASYVFQMIPSGYAAHLYYGKRLRASDLAWLLVTKGRSSFSPSPVPEDRSISLDTLPQELPIYGTSDYRTPLVQMKLENGTTITEFKYDSYRVERGKPALEGLPAVYTEREGEAETLILTMRDSAAGLRIELMYTVLEEYDAITRSLRIVNESGTNVEVLRALSASVDFPHMDYEWLQLSGAWARERDIVRRPLAYGMQAVESRRGASGHQQNPFAALLSPETGEDQGEVYGFSLVYSGSFIAQAEVDQYRTTRLSIGINPFDFTWLLAAGEAFQTPETVMVYSAEGIGGMSRTYHKLYRERLARGRFRDKERPVLVNNWEATYFNFNAEKIENIAKAGKELGIELFVLDDGWFGHRDRDDSSLGDWVVDLNKLPDGLEDLVQRVNRLGMQFGLWFEPEMVSPDSVLYRKHPDWCLHVPGRRRTEGRQQLILDYSRQDVRDEIVRIISAVLGSAPITYVKWDMNRNMTEIGSALLPPERQRETAHRYMLGLYEVMERITSAFPHILFESCSGGGGRFDPGMLYYMPQTWTSDNTDAVARLRIQYGTSIVYPISSMGSHVSAVPNHQVQRITPLQTRGHVAMSGNFGYELDLTKFTADEKEAVKQQVALYKEIRGLVQFGLHYRLLSPFEGNETAWMFVTEDQSEAVVFYFRVLSESNAPLSRLKLKGLDPDADYEVLGSNKIYGGDALMYAGISIDAERGDFYSELIRLKKLQHETSLMNHVK